From the genome of Leptolyngbya iicbica LK, one region includes:
- the mutY gene encoding A/G-specific adenine glycosylase, whose translation MTQKASQKSELLNRDRSTQSLSTGPSDLLAELHQTLLAWYRQQGRQLPWRETRDPYAIWISEIMLQQTQVKTVLPYYQRWLQLFPTVYDLAAADQQTVLKAWEGLGYYARARNLHKAAQVIVAQHQGQFPEQFEDVVALPGIGRTTAGGILSAAFNQPVPILDGNVKRVLARLIALRQPPSKALDQLWQLSTALVPPREARDFNQALMDLGATVCTRHRPACLICPWRSPCAAYNQNVQLEIPMTETRAPLPHKQIGVAVVWNEQRQILIDRRPQSGLLGGLWEFPGGKIEPGEAVEDCIRRELQEELAIDVEVGDRLITIDHTYTHFKVTLNVFHCRHIGGKPQPIECDEVRWVAVSDLEQFPFPKANGQIIEAIKEIAVS comes from the coding sequence GTGACTCAGAAAGCCTCCCAAAAATCTGAATTATTGAACCGCGATCGCTCGACTCAGTCATTGTCGACTGGGCCGAGCGATTTGCTTGCGGAGCTGCATCAAACCTTGTTGGCTTGGTATCGTCAACAGGGGCGCCAATTGCCCTGGCGAGAGACCCGTGATCCCTACGCAATTTGGATCTCGGAGATTATGTTGCAGCAAACCCAAGTCAAAACGGTACTGCCCTACTATCAGCGCTGGTTACAGCTTTTTCCCACCGTGTATGACCTGGCAGCGGCTGATCAACAGACGGTGTTGAAAGCCTGGGAAGGGCTGGGATACTACGCCCGCGCTCGCAACCTGCACAAAGCCGCTCAGGTAATTGTGGCGCAACATCAGGGGCAGTTTCCCGAGCAGTTTGAGGATGTGGTGGCGCTGCCCGGCATTGGACGCACCACAGCGGGCGGCATTCTCAGCGCTGCATTTAATCAACCCGTACCCATCCTCGATGGCAATGTGAAACGGGTGTTGGCTCGTCTAATTGCTCTGCGTCAGCCGCCTAGTAAGGCATTGGATCAGCTCTGGCAACTTTCCACAGCCTTGGTGCCGCCCCGCGAGGCCCGCGACTTTAACCAGGCATTGATGGATTTGGGCGCGACGGTGTGTACCCGCCATCGGCCAGCGTGTCTGATTTGTCCTTGGCGATCGCCCTGTGCAGCTTACAATCAAAACGTTCAGTTGGAGATTCCCATGACCGAAACTCGTGCCCCTTTGCCCCATAAGCAGATTGGCGTGGCCGTAGTGTGGAATGAGCAGCGTCAAATTTTGATTGACCGTCGTCCGCAAAGTGGTTTGCTGGGGGGACTGTGGGAGTTCCCCGGGGGCAAGATTGAGCCGGGCGAGGCCGTTGAGGACTGCATACGACGGGAGCTTCAGGAAGAGCTAGCCATTGATGTGGAAGTGGGCGATCGCCTCATCACCATCGACCACACTTATACCCATTTCAAAGTGACGCTCAACGTGTTTCATTGTCGACATATCGGCGGCAAACCTCAGCCAATTGAATGCGATGAAGTGCGTTGGGTCGCAGTCTCAGACCTGGAGCAGTTTCCCTTTCCCAAGGCCAATGGGCAAATCATTGAGGCTATCAAAGAGATCGCGGTGTCCTAG
- a CDS encoding DUF760 domain-containing protein, whose product MNNSSGHTPAFWDNDKGGSNSLLEYVQSMSPETVAQLSRPVSSEVMQAMEHNIIGLLGGLPAQHFDISVTTSREHLGRLLASAMMSGYFLKSAEQRLAFEEAIVSSGATEESE is encoded by the coding sequence GTGAACAACTCGTCAGGCCACACTCCAGCCTTTTGGGATAACGATAAGGGGGGTAGTAATTCTCTGCTTGAGTACGTTCAGTCGATGTCGCCTGAAACGGTCGCTCAGTTATCTCGTCCGGTGTCTTCAGAAGTCATGCAAGCCATGGAACACAACATTATCGGCTTGCTGGGGGGATTGCCGGCGCAACACTTTGACATTTCAGTCACGACTAGCCGTGAGCATCTGGGTCGCCTATTGGCTTCCGCAATGATGAGCGGCTACTTTTTGAAAAGTGCTGAGCAACGTCTCGCCTTTGAAGAGGCCATCGTCTCTTCTGGAGCAACTGAAGAGTCAGAGTAA
- a CDS encoding 2Fe-2S iron-sulfur cluster-binding protein, which produces MTVKIRFIPNDVVVDAEVGEPLLQVAERAGITIPTGCLMGSCHACEVEIEGREDPICSCISAVPPGETELTINLYVDPTW; this is translated from the coding sequence ATGACCGTCAAGATAAGATTTATACCCAACGATGTCGTTGTTGATGCTGAAGTCGGCGAACCGCTGTTACAGGTTGCAGAACGCGCGGGTATCACAATTCCCACTGGGTGTTTGATGGGGTCTTGCCACGCCTGCGAAGTGGAAATTGAAGGGCGCGAAGATCCTATCTGTTCTTGCATCAGTGCGGTGCCGCCGGGAGAGACCGAATTAACCATTAATCTCTATGTAGACCCCACATGGTGA
- a CDS encoding DUF2470 domain-containing protein, whose translation MSEPITAAVSDRICKHMNKDHADAVLMYAQVYGKAESAIAATMESIDAEGMNLTADVDGAATPLRIPFDHKLESAKEAHHVLVEMLKQPGEAAQG comes from the coding sequence ATGTCAGAGCCAATTACTGCCGCAGTGAGCGATCGCATTTGCAAACACATGAATAAGGATCACGCCGATGCGGTGCTGATGTATGCCCAAGTCTATGGCAAAGCTGAATCCGCGATCGCCGCCACCATGGAGTCGATTGATGCCGAGGGCATGAATTTGACCGCAGATGTGGACGGTGCCGCTACCCCACTGCGGATTCCCTTTGATCACAAACTGGAAAGCGCCAAAGAAGCCCACCATGTACTGGTGGAAATGCTGAAGCAACCGGGTGAAGCTGCCCAGGGCTAA
- a CDS encoding hybrid sensor histidine kinase/response regulator, translating into MSATMMHETLSVLVIDDDVTDRMAIRRSFAKTPLQAKITEAETAQNAKGVLADDSFDCIFLDFRLPDTDGISFIKQLRLEGNFLPIIVLTGQGDEQIAVELMKAGASDYLAKSHLSPENLHSLIRHAINAYRAEQRVRAAQEQLRQTNMLLRQQNQELEAQRQQIERQNLRLLQANQHKAEFLATVSHELRTPLNSILGFSQILKSQTKGSLNDYQTKMVDCIHTNGESLLYLVNDILDMSTIESERLQLTPHFFDLTTLVQEVASEMLWVAEKKGLKVSQMIALENCEVYNDRQRLKQVLVNLLSNAIKFTQTGTVTISVKTLATNSLEIAVQDTGIGIEPEQLSTIFQPFRQADQSIVRHHGGTGLGLAITHSLVSMMQGFITVDSQPNQGSTFRVQIPHTIAG; encoded by the coding sequence ATGTCTGCGACTATGATGCATGAAACTTTGAGTGTTTTAGTCATCGACGATGATGTCACCGATCGCATGGCGATTCGTCGCTCTTTTGCTAAGACTCCCTTACAAGCAAAAATCACAGAGGCAGAAACTGCTCAAAACGCTAAAGGGGTTTTGGCTGATGATTCGTTTGATTGTATTTTTTTAGACTTTCGGTTGCCTGATACAGACGGCATATCATTTATCAAGCAACTGCGGTTAGAAGGTAACTTTCTGCCAATTATTGTGCTTACTGGGCAGGGTGACGAACAAATTGCGGTCGAGTTGATGAAGGCAGGCGCTTCGGATTATCTGGCCAAGTCTCACTTGTCGCCAGAAAATCTCCACAGTCTGATTCGCCACGCCATCAACGCTTATCGAGCTGAGCAGCGAGTTAGAGCCGCACAAGAACAACTGCGGCAAACCAACATGTTGCTGAGGCAGCAAAACCAAGAGTTAGAAGCCCAGCGCCAACAAATAGAACGCCAAAACCTTCGATTGCTGCAGGCAAATCAGCACAAAGCAGAGTTTTTAGCGACCGTCAGCCACGAGTTAAGGACTCCGCTGAACTCAATTCTCGGCTTTTCTCAAATTCTCAAAAGTCAGACAAAAGGTTCACTAAACGACTATCAAACCAAAATGGTTGACTGCATCCATACCAATGGTGAAAGTTTACTTTATTTGGTGAATGACATTTTAGATATGTCAACTATTGAGTCGGAGCGGTTGCAATTAACACCCCATTTTTTTGACCTGACGACCTTAGTGCAAGAAGTCGCTTCCGAAATGCTCTGGGTGGCCGAGAAAAAAGGGCTGAAAGTGAGCCAGATGATTGCACTTGAAAACTGCGAAGTTTACAACGATCGCCAACGGTTAAAGCAAGTTCTGGTCAATCTACTTTCTAACGCCATCAAATTTACTCAGACGGGGACTGTGACCATTTCAGTTAAAACCTTAGCGACCAACAGTCTCGAAATTGCTGTACAAGATACCGGTATCGGTATTGAGCCTGAACAACTTTCAACCATTTTTCAACCATTTCGCCAGGCTGATCAATCTATCGTGCGCCACCATGGCGGCACCGGATTGGGGCTAGCCATTACCCATTCACTGGTGAGCATGATGCAGGGCTTCATTACTGTTGATAGTCAGCCCAATCAAGGCTCTACTTTTCGGGTTCAAATTCCCCACACGATCGCGGGTTAA
- a CDS encoding response regulator — MEDKTINILLVEDDEVDVMNVKRAFKRNRITNPLFVAENGLEALAMLRGEKAAAENLPNTRRIILLDINMPKMNGIEFLQELRKDAALAPTPVIVLTTSDEDQDRIEAYKLNVAGYILKPVTFSSFAEVMAALNHYWTLCEMP; from the coding sequence GTGGAGGATAAAACAATCAATATTTTGCTTGTCGAAGATGACGAAGTTGATGTGATGAATGTGAAGCGGGCATTCAAACGCAATCGCATTACCAATCCCTTATTTGTCGCAGAAAACGGCCTAGAAGCCCTCGCCATGCTCAGAGGTGAAAAGGCTGCCGCAGAAAATCTTCCCAACACTCGACGCATCATTCTCCTTGATATCAACATGCCGAAAATGAACGGCATTGAGTTTTTGCAAGAGTTACGTAAAGATGCAGCGTTAGCCCCCACGCCAGTCATTGTGCTGACCACCTCTGACGAAGATCAAGATCGTATCGAAGCTTACAAACTCAACGTTGCAGGCTACATCCTTAAGCCCGTTACATTTTCGAGTTTTGCAGAAGTAATGGCCGCCCTCAACCATTACTGGACACTCTGCGAAATGCCCTGA
- a CDS encoding PAS domain-containing protein, translating into MFFQSVTDGIATQVGALIALDSYVPHGHCYLWQPSLVGLHALSDGIIAIAYFTIAAALIYFVQQRQDVPFRGLFWLFGAFIAACGLTHALGIWTLWVPDYWLSGTVKAVTAVISLLTALKLVPRIPQALAMPSTESLAQLNQTLSKEVTERQQAEAKYQALATELEARVANRTAQLTQAQQDNEQLLRQEQKTRTELETALQHQQDTTERLNIALSAAQMGTWDWHLDAEFLQWSPKTYEILGFDADQEQPTYDHWQARVHPEDLARVEGAIAAAQTNRDIFAEEYRVQWPDQSWHWVLAQGRFLDAHDQSPRMIGVIQETTEAKRSALALAASEARFRVVFEQAAVGMARLSPDGHWLQVNETFCNMLGYEADELLQCTFQAITDPADVEQDEHHYQQLLSGQYDTRCFEKRYLHKDGTPIWTQVTVSTETDEQEQVRSFIAVIEDIRRLKQTTAELEQRARELEQMNNMLAITNALVENRNVELDQFAYVASHDLKAPLRAIANLSEWIEEDLGHDLPEENRYQLDLLRNRVHRMEALINGLLEYSRVGRRERQIGPVDVRQMLVETIDLIAPSDAFTIALPEQMPCLTTSQSALNQVFSNLISNAIKHHDRDEGRIEITAIEHDDFVEFAVTDDGPGIAPQYQRKVFTIFQTLKSRDELESTGIGLAIVKKTVESEGGTITLESEPGQGCTFRFKWPKQ; encoded by the coding sequence ATGTTTTTTCAATCCGTAACTGATGGCATCGCGACTCAGGTGGGAGCACTCATCGCACTTGACTCCTACGTTCCCCACGGCCACTGCTATTTATGGCAGCCCTCTCTGGTCGGGTTGCACGCCCTCTCTGACGGCATCATTGCGATCGCCTATTTCACCATCGCCGCTGCCCTGATCTATTTCGTTCAGCAACGGCAAGATGTCCCATTCCGAGGCCTGTTCTGGTTATTTGGGGCATTCATCGCCGCCTGTGGCCTCACCCACGCCTTGGGAATTTGGACCCTTTGGGTGCCGGACTACTGGCTCAGCGGCACTGTGAAAGCGGTGACCGCCGTGATCTCGCTATTGACCGCGTTAAAGCTGGTTCCCCGAATTCCTCAAGCGCTCGCCATGCCCAGCACCGAGAGCTTGGCGCAGTTAAATCAGACCCTCTCTAAAGAGGTGACCGAACGACAGCAGGCCGAAGCGAAGTACCAGGCCCTGGCGACGGAGTTAGAGGCTCGGGTCGCCAACCGCACGGCGCAGCTCACCCAAGCCCAACAAGACAATGAGCAGCTATTGCGGCAAGAACAGAAGACCCGGACAGAACTCGAAACTGCGTTACAACATCAGCAAGACACCACCGAGCGGTTAAATATCGCGCTCAGTGCTGCCCAGATGGGCACCTGGGATTGGCATCTGGATGCCGAGTTTTTGCAATGGTCGCCGAAAACTTATGAGATTTTGGGCTTTGATGCCGACCAGGAGCAACCTACCTACGATCACTGGCAGGCGCGGGTTCACCCCGAAGATTTAGCGCGGGTTGAGGGAGCGATCGCGGCAGCCCAAACTAATCGAGACATTTTTGCCGAAGAATATCGGGTGCAGTGGCCCGACCAAAGCTGGCACTGGGTCTTGGCTCAGGGACGGTTTTTGGACGCGCATGACCAGTCCCCACGCATGATCGGGGTGATTCAAGAAACCACGGAAGCGAAGCGGTCAGCCCTCGCATTGGCGGCCAGCGAAGCGCGGTTTCGCGTCGTCTTTGAACAAGCCGCCGTCGGGATGGCGCGCCTGTCACCAGACGGTCACTGGCTGCAGGTCAATGAAACCTTCTGCAACATGCTCGGGTACGAAGCTGACGAATTGCTGCAGTGTACTTTTCAAGCCATTACCGATCCGGCTGATGTCGAGCAAGACGAGCATCACTATCAACAGCTGTTGTCTGGTCAGTACGACACCCGCTGCTTTGAAAAACGCTACCTTCACAAAGACGGCACCCCGATTTGGACGCAGGTGACTGTTTCGACCGAGACTGACGAGCAGGAACAGGTGCGCTCTTTCATCGCGGTGATTGAAGACATTCGCAGACTCAAGCAAACCACAGCAGAGCTAGAGCAGCGAGCCAGAGAACTGGAGCAAATGAACAACATGCTGGCCATTACGAATGCTCTGGTTGAAAATCGCAACGTTGAGCTCGACCAGTTTGCCTACGTGGCTTCCCATGACCTGAAAGCTCCGTTGCGGGCGATCGCCAACCTGTCGGAATGGATTGAAGAAGACCTGGGCCATGACCTGCCGGAGGAAAATCGCTACCAACTCGATTTACTGCGCAATCGGGTCCATCGCATGGAAGCGCTCATCAATGGTCTGTTGGAATATTCACGAGTCGGGCGGCGAGAGCGACAAATTGGCCCAGTGGATGTGCGGCAAATGTTGGTGGAAACCATCGACCTCATCGCTCCCTCTGACGCTTTTACGATCGCCCTGCCAGAACAAATGCCTTGCCTCACCACCAGCCAATCAGCTCTCAATCAGGTATTTTCTAACCTGATCAGCAATGCCATCAAACACCACGATCGCGACGAGGGACGCATTGAAATTACCGCGATCGAACACGACGACTTTGTCGAATTTGCCGTGACTGACGATGGTCCCGGTATCGCACCGCAGTATCAGCGCAAAGTATTTACTATCTTTCAGACGCTGAAATCGCGGGACGAGTTGGAAAGCACCGGGATTGGGCTCGCGATCGTCAAAAAAACCGTAGAGTCCGAAGGCGGCACCATCACCCTCGAATCAGAGCCAGGCCAAGGCTGCACGTTTCGGTTTAAGTGGCCCAAGCAGTGA
- a CDS encoding PAS domain-containing protein, which translates to MPPAAVLLTIADDHPPLLPEPLLIEVVHHNLAQLTTTADAASDTLVQLWQESLAVLIITGAIAPASWLQTLRQLSKGAQAAGPTVIVVGENDAALAVQAIKAGAEDYWVGDRLTAAQIRAALADVPSPKSPEKLMAPPLTPIALQDHEARLQGFVESNVVGILYGDVYGNVVEANDELLRMVGYTRADLAAGRLNWMKMTPPEYQSLDERKCAEARQHGACTPFEKEYVRKDGKRVPILIGFSLLGESREQSVCFVLDLTVRKQVERAHSRTEDRLRMALESAQMGTWDWNLTTNQLIWDDRCKAIFGFPPHATVTIDHFFAALHPDDRERLQQQIDDCLNPAGDGIYDVEYRVVGLEDQVERWILAKGQAYFTTEGTPKRLIGTVLEITDRKQAEAAIRESQERLQLAIEGSGSGFWDWNIVTNEDYLSAEWLQMLGYEASELPDKYSSWEQLIHPDDKSRVMETLYAHLQDERHSYQYEYRLRTKTGGWKWIANFGKVVKRDEAGKAIRMAGIHLDISDRKQAEAQLRLSEARYRTLANAVAQLIWVSGADGQVEFFNQQWYAYTGLPEADLSRRRWSEVIHPDDLAPIEAIRTDALARQTAYEVEARIKRYDQTYRWHLTRVMPLCDEAGQVINWFGTATDIHDRKLAAAEREQLLAQEQAARAAAERANRMKDEFLAILSHELRSPLNPILGWAQLLQTREFERPKMLQALSSIERNAKLQTQLIDDLLDVAKILRGKLKLDYAAVDLILVINAAIEIVQTSAIAKSIAIESQLQPSKHSVWGDQGRLQQIIWNLLSNAIKFTPKAGQVTVALTQTETTACIAVTDTGKGIQPEFLPHIFDSFRQEDVSITREHGGLGLGLAIARHLTEAHGGSIAVSSPGVGQGATFTVTLPLMAAPSAVPQAHSAIAVDPTLTDVRILAVDDDADCRDLLVNLLSAYGAEVLVTASAHEALAHLHQFEPDVLISDLGMPQLDGYGLIQQIRSRSVKEGGQIPAIALTAYTREEDLEKSLANGFQRHLAKPIEIDVLTRTITELLQSPPSER; encoded by the coding sequence ATGCCCCCTGCTGCTGTCTTGTTGACGATTGCGGATGATCATCCGCCGCTGTTGCCGGAGCCGTTGTTGATTGAGGTGGTGCACCACAATCTGGCTCAGCTCACCACGACCGCTGATGCCGCTAGTGATACTCTCGTGCAGCTTTGGCAAGAGTCTTTGGCGGTGCTCATAATTACTGGGGCGATCGCTCCGGCCAGTTGGCTCCAAACCTTACGACAGTTATCCAAAGGTGCTCAAGCCGCTGGGCCGACGGTCATCGTGGTGGGGGAGAATGATGCCGCGTTGGCGGTGCAAGCCATCAAAGCGGGGGCGGAGGATTATTGGGTGGGCGATCGCCTCACGGCTGCGCAAATCCGGGCGGCTCTGGCTGATGTGCCTTCACCAAAGTCCCCTGAGAAATTGATGGCGCCGCCCCTTACCCCTATCGCCTTACAAGATCACGAAGCGCGCCTCCAGGGATTTGTTGAGTCCAATGTGGTCGGCATTCTCTATGGCGATGTCTACGGCAACGTTGTGGAGGCCAATGACGAACTGCTGCGCATGGTGGGATATACCCGAGCAGATTTAGCCGCTGGAAGGCTGAACTGGATGAAGATGACCCCGCCTGAATATCAATCTCTGGATGAACGCAAATGTGCGGAAGCCCGGCAGCATGGAGCTTGTACGCCCTTTGAAAAAGAATACGTCCGCAAAGACGGGAAGCGGGTGCCAATTCTCATTGGTTTCAGCTTGTTGGGAGAAAGCCGGGAACAATCGGTCTGCTTTGTGCTGGATTTGACCGTTCGGAAACAAGTGGAACGGGCCCACAGCCGGACTGAAGACCGCTTACGCATGGCATTAGAGTCGGCGCAGATGGGGACTTGGGACTGGAATTTGACCACTAACCAGTTGATCTGGGACGACCGCTGCAAAGCTATCTTTGGGTTCCCTCCCCACGCAACCGTAACCATTGACCACTTTTTTGCGGCGCTGCACCCCGACGATCGGGAGCGGCTGCAACAGCAGATTGATGATTGCCTGAATCCCGCAGGTGATGGCATTTACGATGTGGAATATCGCGTCGTGGGTCTCGAAGATCAGGTTGAGCGGTGGATTCTCGCCAAGGGGCAGGCGTACTTTACGACCGAGGGTACGCCTAAGCGGCTTATTGGCACCGTGCTGGAAATTACGGATCGGAAACAAGCAGAAGCGGCAATACGAGAGAGTCAGGAGCGGTTGCAGCTGGCGATCGAAGGATCGGGGAGCGGGTTTTGGGATTGGAATATCGTTACCAACGAAGACTATCTCAGCGCTGAGTGGCTGCAAATGCTCGGTTATGAAGCGTCGGAGTTGCCCGATAAGTACAGTTCTTGGGAACAACTGATTCACCCTGATGACAAGTCGCGAGTGATGGAAACGTTGTATGCCCATCTACAGGATGAGCGGCATTCGTATCAGTATGAGTATCGACTGCGAACGAAGACAGGCGGTTGGAAATGGATTGCCAACTTTGGCAAGGTGGTGAAGCGTGACGAAGCCGGTAAAGCGATTCGGATGGCGGGCATTCATCTCGATATCAGCGATCGCAAGCAGGCAGAAGCCCAATTACGCCTGAGTGAGGCTCGTTACCGCACCCTGGCCAACGCAGTCGCGCAGCTCATTTGGGTGAGTGGGGCCGATGGTCAAGTAGAGTTTTTCAATCAGCAATGGTATGCCTACACGGGCCTGCCCGAGGCTGACTTGTCCCGTAGAAGGTGGTCTGAGGTGATTCATCCAGACGACTTAGCGCCAATTGAGGCGATTCGGACGGATGCGCTGGCTCGGCAAACTGCCTACGAGGTCGAAGCCCGAATCAAACGCTATGACCAAACGTATCGCTGGCATTTGACCCGAGTCATGCCCCTCTGTGATGAGGCGGGACAGGTGATTAATTGGTTTGGTACGGCGACGGATATTCACGATCGCAAGCTCGCCGCAGCGGAACGAGAGCAACTGCTAGCCCAAGAACAGGCAGCTCGGGCGGCAGCGGAACGGGCCAACCGGATGAAGGACGAATTTTTGGCGATTCTCTCCCACGAGTTGCGATCGCCACTCAACCCGATTTTGGGGTGGGCTCAACTGTTACAAACTCGAGAATTTGAGCGTCCCAAAATGCTACAAGCGTTGTCCTCGATTGAGCGCAATGCCAAGCTACAAACCCAGCTCATTGATGACTTGCTGGATGTTGCCAAAATCTTACGGGGCAAACTCAAGCTTGATTACGCAGCCGTTGATCTTATCCTCGTGATTAATGCCGCGATTGAAATTGTGCAGACGTCAGCGATCGCCAAATCTATTGCCATAGAATCGCAGTTGCAACCCTCCAAACATTCTGTTTGGGGCGATCAGGGACGCCTGCAGCAGATTATTTGGAATCTGCTCTCCAATGCTATCAAATTCACCCCAAAGGCTGGTCAGGTCACCGTAGCGTTGACCCAAACAGAAACCACCGCTTGCATTGCCGTAACCGATACAGGTAAAGGTATTCAGCCCGAGTTTTTGCCACACATTTTTGACTCCTTTCGGCAAGAAGATGTCTCGATTACCCGAGAACATGGCGGCTTAGGTTTGGGACTCGCGATCGCGCGCCATCTCACCGAAGCTCACGGTGGCTCAATTGCAGTATCGAGTCCCGGCGTGGGACAAGGGGCCACCTTTACCGTAACGCTGCCGTTGATGGCTGCTCCCTCTGCGGTTCCCCAGGCTCACAGCGCGATCGCGGTTGATCCGACTTTGACCGATGTGCGGATTTTGGCTGTCGATGATGATGCTGATTGCCGAGATCTGCTGGTCAACCTATTGTCGGCTTATGGCGCGGAGGTCTTGGTTACGGCCTCCGCCCACGAGGCGTTGGCGCACCTGCACCAGTTTGAGCCCGACGTCTTGATTAGCGACCTGGGGATGCCGCAGTTGGATGGCTACGGTCTGATTCAGCAAATTCGGTCGCGATCAGTCAAAGAGGGTGGGCAAATTCCCGCGATCGCGCTCACCGCCTACACCCGTGAAGAAGACCTGGAAAAGAGTCTAGCCAATGGATTCCAACGTCATCTTGCCAAGCCGATCGAAATTGATGTGCTGACCCGCACCATTACCGAGCTCCTGCAGTCTCCGCCATCAGAGAGATAG
- a CDS encoding DUF2294 domain-containing protein, which yields MTDSIVQTQSQGQVQRTLSQQIQKLYKSHIGHAPGKVTCQITNNTITFLAEDSLTKLERLLLKEDKRDDGKSTQVNVEQVRDDLDKALRPALIEIVQTTLNLEVVDILSDTTLATGRTAIVVVLSDTPHFKSNDL from the coding sequence ATGACGGACAGCATCGTACAGACTCAATCTCAAGGGCAGGTTCAACGCACCCTCTCTCAACAGATTCAAAAGCTGTACAAAAGTCACATTGGCCATGCGCCTGGCAAAGTCACTTGTCAAATCACCAATAATACGATCACGTTTTTAGCCGAAGATTCTCTGACGAAGCTGGAACGTCTGTTGCTCAAGGAAGACAAAAGAGATGATGGGAAATCGACGCAAGTCAATGTCGAGCAAGTGCGCGATGACCTTGATAAAGCCCTCCGACCGGCCCTGATCGAAATCGTGCAAACGACTCTGAATTTGGAAGTGGTTGATATTTTGAGCGACACTACGCTCGCAACAGGCAGAACCGCGATCGTGGTGGTGTTGTCCGACACCCCTCACTTCAAATCAAACGATCTCTAA
- a CDS encoding response regulator: protein METHNIGLDNSVVTQRPQSLPVIVAVDDDEDSLVLLSYVVEGLPCSLVCETDGQAGLERIISLKPDLVLLDVRLPGISGFDIVHQLKSSPDTASIPLIAVTALAGQRYQQALRAAGFNHYICKPYGLNDIQAAIQQYLFVATQL, encoded by the coding sequence ATGGAGACTCACAATATTGGTCTCGACAATAGTGTTGTTACACAGCGACCTCAATCTTTACCGGTCATTGTGGCGGTTGATGATGACGAAGACAGTTTAGTGTTACTCAGCTATGTAGTTGAAGGTTTGCCTTGTTCATTAGTTTGTGAAACGGATGGACAGGCTGGTTTGGAGAGAATTATTAGTCTGAAACCTGATCTAGTGCTGTTAGATGTTCGCCTGCCAGGGATTAGTGGCTTTGACATTGTCCATCAGTTAAAGAGCTCACCCGATACGGCGTCGATACCCCTGATAGCAGTAACGGCCTTAGCCGGTCAGCGGTATCAGCAAGCGTTGCGGGCAGCAGGATTTAATCATTACATTTGTAAGCCATATGGGCTAAATGATATTCAAGCGGCGATTCAGCAATATTTGTTTGTCGCAACTCAGTTGTAA
- the petL gene encoding cytochrome b6-f complex subunit PetL has translation MNVGGAIAFIALLGGGFATAMVLYFGMRAVKLI, from the coding sequence ATGAACGTTGGTGGAGCGATCGCATTTATTGCATTACTAGGTGGTGGATTTGCGACTGCCATGGTTCTCTATTTTGGAATGAGAGCCGTCAAGCTAATCTAA